The region CATGCCGGTCAAGCGTGGCGTCGTTATACACCAGGCCCAGCAGCTCGCACCCCTTGAGGGCTTCGACGGCTTCCTTGACGTTTTCCTGGGAGGCAAGCCGCTCTTTTACGACGAACAGGACCCCATCCATCAGATTGGCCAGGGAGCGGGTCTCCGCGAAGGGGAGAATGGGCGGCGTGTCGAAGATGAGATACCGGTCGGGATAGCGGTACTTCATCTCTTCGATCAACTCTTTCATCTTCTGGGATGTGAAGAGTTCAACCGGGTTGCTGACGGCCCGGCCCGCCGGTATCAGGGAGAGCTTGCCGATCCCGGTAGCCACGATCGCATCTCCGATGTCCAGACCTTCGAGAAGGACATCCGAGAGTCCCCGTTTGTTATTCATATTGAGGTAGCGCTGGACGGAAGGGCGGCGCAGGTCCGCATCCACCAGCAGGACGGTGTGATCGAACTCCTGGGCCAGGCTGATGGCCAGGTTGAGGGCGGTGAGCGTCTTCCCCTCGTGGGGCACCGCACTGGTCACCATAATGGTGTTCTTGAAAAAATCCTCGCCTTTGGTCATTTTCACCAGAACGGACTTCAGCTTCCGGTACTCTTCCGCCGTAGGCGAATGCGGGTCGTTCAGATTGACGAGATACGGGTTGTCTGATGTTATCGCAGGGGTGACGGACGGAGCCGGAGGGGGCTGAGACGGGATGGCCTTGAAGACGTGTTTTTGCTGATGCCCTGCGGGAGCGGGAGCGGGAGCGGGAGCGGGAGCCACGCCCCCCCCTTCCCTAAGCTGTGCCGCCCTTTCCATGGCCTTTTCAATTCTGCTCATATGTTAAGCCCTTTCATGATAAATCAGGTATATCGGCTCTATCCCTTTTACCGCAAATGCCCTTTGACGTCCTGGACAATGCTGGCCGGAGAAATGTAGCTCATCATCGTATCGACATAATTAAGCCCCAGCAGTTCCATGACCGGGAAACAGAGCAGGAAAAGGAAATACACACCGCCGAGGGTGAACAGGCGCTTCGCGCGCTTGTGCTGTAAAGCGACCTCCTGCGGGTCCAGCATATGAGGGATGATCGCCAGGATCGGCACGCCAAAACCCTTGACCGAGCGTGCGTCTTTTACCGATGTGTCCATTTGCTCAAGCAGCAGCAGGATGCCGAAGCTGCCGGCCAAACCGCCGATGATCCCCATCATCATGATGGCGAGGCGATTCGGGCTTATGGGCGCCGTGGGGAGGGTGGCCGGATCGACAATGCGGAATGTGGT is a window of Geobacter sp. FeAm09 DNA encoding:
- a CDS encoding XrtA-associated tyrosine autokinase, with the protein product MSRIEKAMERAAQLREGGGVAPAPAPAPAPAGHQQKHVFKAIPSQPPPAPSVTPAITSDNPYLVNLNDPHSPTAEEYRKLKSVLVKMTKGEDFFKNTIMVTSAVPHEGKTLTALNLAISLAQEFDHTVLLVDADLRRPSVQRYLNMNNKRGLSDVLLEGLDIGDAIVATGIGKLSLIPAGRAVSNPVELFTSQKMKELIEEMKYRYPDRYLIFDTPPILPFAETRSLANLMDGVLFVVKERLASQENVKEAVEALKGCELLGLVYNDATLDRHDERYSYYRDYSPKAS